The following proteins are co-located in the Takifugu flavidus isolate HTHZ2018 chromosome 16, ASM371156v2, whole genome shotgun sequence genome:
- the itgb1bp1 gene encoding integrin beta-1-binding protein 1 isoform X1: MFRKVKKRHSSSSSQSSEISTKSKSVDSSLGGLSRSSTVASLDTDSTKSSGQFPLVPHHLNASFSYLFIHLVTVGNNSSEACAEFRVRYVGAIEKLEFNMSKTLQEPLDLIGYIDAAQQDGKLPFVPGDREMILGVSKYGVKVASLDQCDVLHRHPLYLIVRMLCYDDGLGAGKNLLALKTTDAQQEGCSIWVYQCSSSEQAQSICKVLSASFDCALSLDKS, from the exons ATGTTCCGGAAAGTGAAAAagcgccacagcagcagcagttcccaGAGCAGTGAGATCAGTACTAAAAGCAAA TCTGTGGACTCCAGTTTGGGAGGCCTGTCCAGGTCCAGCACAGTCGCCAGTCTTGACACAGACTCCACCAAGAGTTCCGGTCAGTTTCCTTTAGTCCCTCATCACCTAAACGCCTCCTTTTCTTATCTGTTTATCCACCTTGTCACCGTAGGCAACAACTCGTCTGAAGCGTGTGCTGAGTTCCGGGTGAGGTATGTGGGAGCGATTGAGAAGTTGGAGTTTAACATGAGCAAGACCCTCCAGGAGCCTCTGGACCTCATCGGCTACATCGATGCGGCTCAG CAAGATGGGAAGTTGCCTTTTGTTCccggagacagagagatgatCCTGGGGGTGTCCAAGTATGGCGTCAAAGTGGCCTCACTGGACCAATGT GACGTGCTGCATAGGCACCCTTTGTACCTGATTGTGCGCATGTTGTGTTACGATGACGGCTTGGGCGCAGGAAAGAACCTCCTGGCTCTCAAGACCACGGACGCCCAGCAGGAAGGGTGCAGTATCTGGGTGTATCAGTGCAGCAGCTCG gAGCAGGCTCAGTCCATCTGCAAGGTCCTGTCGGCTTCCTTTGACTGCGCTCTGTCCTTGGACAAGTCCTGA
- the itgb1bp1 gene encoding integrin beta-1-binding protein 1 isoform X2: MFRKVKKRHSSSSSQSSEISTKSKSVDSSLGGLSRSSTVASLDTDSTKSSGNNSSEACAEFRVRYVGAIEKLEFNMSKTLQEPLDLIGYIDAAQQDGKLPFVPGDREMILGVSKYGVKVASLDQCDVLHRHPLYLIVRMLCYDDGLGAGKNLLALKTTDAQQEGCSIWVYQCSSSEQAQSICKVLSASFDCALSLDKS; encoded by the exons ATGTTCCGGAAAGTGAAAAagcgccacagcagcagcagttcccaGAGCAGTGAGATCAGTACTAAAAGCAAA TCTGTGGACTCCAGTTTGGGAGGCCTGTCCAGGTCCAGCACAGTCGCCAGTCTTGACACAGACTCCACCAAGAGTTCCG GCAACAACTCGTCTGAAGCGTGTGCTGAGTTCCGGGTGAGGTATGTGGGAGCGATTGAGAAGTTGGAGTTTAACATGAGCAAGACCCTCCAGGAGCCTCTGGACCTCATCGGCTACATCGATGCGGCTCAG CAAGATGGGAAGTTGCCTTTTGTTCccggagacagagagatgatCCTGGGGGTGTCCAAGTATGGCGTCAAAGTGGCCTCACTGGACCAATGT GACGTGCTGCATAGGCACCCTTTGTACCTGATTGTGCGCATGTTGTGTTACGATGACGGCTTGGGCGCAGGAAAGAACCTCCTGGCTCTCAAGACCACGGACGCCCAGCAGGAAGGGTGCAGTATCTGGGTGTATCAGTGCAGCAGCTCG gAGCAGGCTCAGTCCATCTGCAAGGTCCTGTCGGCTTCCTTTGACTGCGCTCTGTCCTTGGACAAGTCCTGA